A region of the Myxococcus stipitatus DSM 14675 genome:
CAGCCACTTCGAGGTCATCCTTCCCAGGCGCGAGCCCGCATGAGGCGGCTATAAGGGGGACCGGGAGGAAGTCGACATGTCACGCAAGGTGGCGCTCATCACCGGAGCCTCGGCGGGTCTTGGAGAGCAGTTCGCGCGGAGGTTCGCTCGGGATGGGCATGACGTCATCCTGGTGGCCCGGAGCGCGCCGCGGCTGGAGGCCCTGGCCTCCGCGCTGGAGAAGGAGCATGGGGTGAAGGCCCACGTGATTCCCTTGGACCTGGGCCAGCCGGAGGCCGCCGAGCAGCTCTTCGCGCGGGTGTCCGAGCGCGGGCTGGAGGTGGAGTTCCTCGTCAACAACGCGGGCTTCGGCTCCTCGGGGCCGTTCCTGGACCAGGACGTGAAGCGCGAGGCGGAGATGGTGGCCCTCAACTGCACCGCGCTCCTGAAGCTGACGCACCTGTTCGCCCGGCCCATGCGCGAGCGTGGCCACGGGCGGGTGCTCAACGTGGCCTCCACCGCGGGCTTCCAGCCCGGGCCGTACATGGCCACGTACTACGCGACCAAGGCCTTCGTCGTGTCGCTGTCGGAGGCGCTCGCGCACGAGCTGAAGGGCTCGGGGGTGACGGTGACGTGCCACTGCCCCGGGGCGACGCACACGGAGTTCGCGCAGCGGGCGGGCACGTCGAAGAGCCGCTTGTTCCAGCGGCCCGGCGTGGCCAGCGCGGCGGACGTGGTGGAGCACGCCTACGGGGTGATGATGCGCGGGCGGGTGCTGGCCATCCACGGCTTCCTCAACCAGCTGGCCGCCTTCATGGTGCGCTTCAGCCCGCGCTTCGCCGCGCGCTCCGTCGCCGCGGGCCTCAACCAGCAGGGCTGATGTCACGGCCGTGGGGACTTCCTCCGGGAGGGAGGAGTCCCCGCCGGGCCGCCACGTCAGTTGTACGTGGCGGAGAAGACCAGCGCGACGTGGGTGACGTCCCAGTTGTCGCGGCTGCGGTCGCCGGTGCGGATGCGGCCCAGGGCCAGCTCCGCGCCAACGCCGATGCCCCAGTTCCCGCTCACCCACCACTCCTTGCCCACGCCCAGGTGCAGGCCCACGCCCGCCTCGGACTCGCCCTCGAGGGTGCCCTCGTGCGAGGCGCTGAGCTGGTTGACCACCACCGCGCCGGAGAAATAGACGTTGGCGGGCATGAGGTAGTACGCCGCGCCCACGCCCATCGCCGCGTAGATGACGCTCACGTCGTCGTCCGGGTCGCCCTCGTGGGTGGTGCCGCCCACGCGGATGTCGGGGTTGGACGCCGAGGCGCCGGACAGCTTCCCGTAGAGGATGAAGTTGTTGATGACCGCGTAGCCCAGCTCCAGGTTGAGCGAGCCCGCGGCGCCCTTCACCACCAGGTCGACGTCGGTGGCCTTCGAGTGCAGGTAGCCGAGGCCGAACTGGCCGCGCAGGTAGAAGCCATCATGGGTATGCCGCCCCGGCTTGTCCTCCGCGAGCGCCGCGGAGGTGGGGAGCAGCATCAGCACCAGGAACGATGTGAGTCGCATGAAAGAGGAGTCCTTGCTTCGTTTCGTGGAGCCCACCCCGGCCCGGGGGCGCGGCGAGGTTATGCAGCCCGTCTTCACTCCGGCAATACCCGTGAGCATCCCGTCCTGGGCAACGGGGCTTCACGTGCCTCGCGCGGGGACGTGGGGCGTGCTCTGCTGCGCGCCCCGGCGCCGCCCCTGGCGCTGCGCGAACAGGGAGTGGGCCGAACATGACGTGGAACGACGAAGTGGACCCCTCGGCGCTCGCCCTTCGACTCAATGACGCGCGGCGGGAGCGGCGCGCGGTCGCCCCCCTCACCAGCGGCCTGCCGGGGCTGGCCGTGCCCGACGCGTACACCGTCCAGGAGGAGGGAATCCGCCTGCGCCAGGCGGACGGCGAGCGCGTGGTGGGCCTGAAGATGGGGCTGACGTCCGAGGCCAAGCGCCGGCAGATGAACCTGGACTCACCCGTGTACGGCGTCCTCACGGACCGGATGCGCGTGGCCGCGGGCGGGGTGATTGCTCTCGGCCAGGCCATCCACCCCAAAATCGAGCCGGAGATTGCCTTCCGCACCTCACGTGAGCTGCGCGGACAGGTGACGCGCGACGAGGTGCTGGACGCGTGCGCGTCCGTGTTCGTCGCGATGGAGATCCTCGACTCGCGCTACCGCGACTTCAAGTACTTCTCCCTGCCGGACGTGGTGGCGGACAACGCGTCCTCGTCGCTGTTCGTGCTCGGTGAGGTCGAGCACCCGCCGCGCGCCATGGACCTGACGAAGCTGGAGATGCGGATGTCCGTGAATGGCGCGCTGGCGCAGTCGGCCCGCTCGGACGCCATCTCCGGTGACCCGGTGGTATCGGTCATCCAGTTGTGTGAGCTCCTGGCCCGGCGCGGGCAGGTGCTCCCGGCGGGGAGCATCGTCCTGGCGGGGGCGGCCACCGTCGCGCACATGCTCCAGCCGGGAGACCGGGTGCGGCTGGACGTGGAGGGGCTGGGCTCGGTGGAGGTGTCCGCCGCGTAGGCGTCAGGGGCGCGCGGTGGACGGCGGGTCCGCCGTCACGCGCAGCCCCTGGGACGCATAGGCGCGCGAGCACGGCTCGAGTCGGGCCTCCATGGGGCCCAGGGCCTCCAGCACGAAGGAGCTGTCCTTGTGCCGGGGGGCGGTGTCGGGCCACTGGCCTCGCTCCGCGCGCGCCACGTCCACCTCCGCCAGGGCGATGAGCGCGTTGTGCTGGAGCTTGCGCAGGTCCAGCCGCTCCGCGTACTCGCCATAGGTGGTGACGTCCGGGCCCCGCGGCGCGGCGAGGGGGGCCTCGTCCTCCTCCGCTTCGGCCTCGAGCAGGGCGAACGCGCGCCGACGCGCGCCCGTGGGCAGGTCCGCCGACGCCGTCAGCGCGTCGAAGCCCTCCACGAGCTTCCACCACGTGCGCCGCGCCATCAGCGGAGGGGCCGACGGTGACGCCAGCGCCCGCAGCTCCGCGGGCACGATGTCGCGACTGCCCGGGGGCAGCGCGGCCTGGGCCTCCTCGGAGAGCTGGTCTCCGAAGTGGACCAGCTGGAGGAGCACCGACTCCTGGCGCAGCGTCTGGGAGAAGGGCGCGAAGCCCTCGGCCAGCCGCGCGAGCTGCGAGAGGGCCCGTCGCTTCCGCTCCAGGGGCGCGGCGTCCAGCGCGTCCGCGCAAGGGCGGTAGAGGACGCCGTGGCCCGTCGCCGCCAGCAGTTGGCCCTCCATGCCGCCGCCCAGCTCCAGCTCGCGGCTCAGCGCCAGCGCATCCAGGCACGTGTCCAGCGCCGCCGAGGCCTCCGCCCGGGACAGCTTCATCCGCGTCTCGAGCGCGGCCAGGTGCACCACGTACATCAAGGCGAACTTGCCGTTGGCGCGCGCGGGCGTGAGGGGCGCCAGCGAGCCCATGCCCTCGGGCAGCCCGCCTACCTCCGCGTGGGTGGCCTCCAGCACCTGCGCCATCAGGGGCCGGGCGCGCTCCAGCGCCTCTTCGCACCCCGAGGGCAGCGACGTCACGGGCAGCTTTCCATCCGCCACGTCGCGGCAGGGCTGTCCCTGCGGCGAGTCCGGCGCTCCGCCCGTCTTGGGCCGGTCCTGGTACAGCCGCAGCACCGGGTCCAGCAGCGGCTCCATCCGCCGCGCGAAGGTGCCCGGCACCGGAGGACTCACGTGGGACGGCCGCGTGTAGCGCGTCCCGGTGAGCGCCTGGACCTCACGCACCAGCCGCTCCTCCAGCGGCCCCGTGCGCAGCGACACGAAGGCCAGCCCCACCGCGCCGATGATGAGCGCGAGGAGCACGCCTCCTGCGAGCGTGACGAGGGAACGGGGGGGGGGCATGAGGGGGGCGTCCAGCGGGCGAAGCCTCTCACGAATCCCCCGGTCCAGGGACTTTCCACCTCTTGTCCCGCCGGGTTCACTGGGAGTGGTGGTTCGGGCTAGGTGCCGCCGTCGGCGGCGGGCTCGGCCAGGGGCTCGGGGGGACGGGCGAGGCCTCGGCCCAGCCGCTCGAGCAGGTGGTCGGCCAGGGCGCGGGCCTGGACGCGAATCTCCGGCACGGCGGTGGTCTCCCAGAGCTCACCGCGGCGCAGGGGCCCCAGGGTGAAGAGGCGGCCCCGGGCGTCTCCGCGCGCGTTCAGCAGGGCACCGGGGCCGTGGGTCGCCAGGCCCAGGCCCAGCGCGTCCGGGAGCGCGGTGCCGGCCTCGGTCAGGTCGCGCAGCAGCGGGTGGCCATGCCGGACGCCCAGCCCCTCCGGGCCGGTGCAGTTCACCACGTGCTGGACCTGGAGCCGCTCCTCGCGGCGCTGGCCTCGAGGCGCCAGGCGCACGCTCACCTGGCCCGCGTCGTCCAGCGCGAAGCCGCGGACCCGGGCGGCGTGCAGGCGCAGCCGGCCGCTGGCCCTCAGTCGCTCCACCTGGTCGCTCACGGCGGGGGCCATGCGGTGGCGGTGCACGTCCCAATAGGCGCGCAGGTGGCGCAGGAAGCGCCGCCGCTCGTCCAGGGGGAGCCGCTGCCACAGGGGCACCGTCACCGGCCGCAGCGCGTCCACCACCGCGCGCCAGTTCGCCCCCGCTTGCTCCGCGCGGGCCACCTCCTCCCGCAGGAGGTGCAGCACGGCGCGCGCCTGGAGGGGACTGGAGGACGTGGGGCGCAGGGCGCGCAGCACGGCCCGGATGGGCGGCGACGCATAGGCGCCGGCGCCGGAGCGCGCGTGCCGGTGAGGCAGCAGGCCATGGCGCGACAGCGCGTGCACCGTCCCGCGATGGCCCTGTGCCTCCAGCGACAGCACGGTGTCCACCATGGTGAGGCCCGTGCCCACCAGCAGCACCGTGTCGCGGGTCCCCACGCCAGCCAGGGCGCCCTCGGCCCAGGGCGAGCGGTGATAGCGCCCGCTCGTGTACAGCCCGCCGTCCTCGACGCGCAGGTTCGCGGGGGGCGCGTTGCCCAGCGCCAGCACCGCCGTCCTGGCCACCACCGCGCCGTCGCGCGTCGACAGCGTCACCCGGTTCGCGTGCTCGCGGAGCGAGTGGACATCCGAGGTCATCACCTCGAAGTGGACCCCAGGGGTCGACCAGGCGATGGCCTCCTTCAGCACCTCCTCCAGGTACTGGCCGTAGTGCAGCCGGGGGACGAAGTCGCCGGCCGCCGTGCCGGGCTCGGTCCGCCGCATCCAGCGCAGGAAGTGCTCGGGGTCATCGCCGAAGGCCCCCATCCGCGCGGCGGGGACGTTCAGCAGGTGACAGTCGTTGCGCGTCGAATAGGCGAGCCCCTGGCCCACCTGCTCGTCGCGCTCCAGGAGGAGAATCCGCAGCGGCACATGCGCCTGCCTCAAGAGGTGGATGGCCAGGAGCGTCCCGCTGGCACCACCTCCCACGATGGCCACATCCCATGGGCTCTCGTGTGCTCGCACGCCGCAATCCTAAGTCCGCCCCCGCGCCGCGGCATCCGGGCATGCGCGCGAATCTTTGAAAGCTGGATGAAGAATTCCGGACGCCAACCCCTGGCCGCGGTGCCAGGGCGTGTCCACACTCCGACGCACACTCCGGAGGACCCATGCGAGAGCACGCCACGGAAGCAGGGGACATCGAGGTGCCGGACACGCAAAGCCTGCTCGGCTGGGCGCTCCCCGAGGACGGGGCGCAGGTGCCTTCCCTGGCCTGGCTGGTGGCCCGGCTTCGCGACAGCCGGCCTGACTGGGGGCTGTTGGAGTCGCTGACCCGCTTCGATGACGCCCGCTATGCCCGCCGCACGCTGGCGAGGACGCGCGCGTGTGAGCTGCTGCTGGTGTGCTGGTTGCCGGGACAGGGCTCGCCGCTGCATGACCACGGAGGCTCCTGGGGCGCGTCGCTGCTCCTCCAGGGCGAGCTGCGCGAGACGCGCTTCGCGTGGGCGGGAGACCGGCTGCGCGTGGACGCGAAGCGGCGCGCGGGCGAGGGGGACTTGATGCGCGAGGAGTCCCACACCATCCACCGCGTCCTCAACGACTCGCGGCACCGGGCCGTGTCGCTGCACGTCTACGCGCCGCCGATGGAGGGCATGACGTCCTACGACGACGTGTGGGCGGAGTCCGTCAGACGACGGCGTCCAGCTGCCGTGGGGGCAGGGCGAAGGCGCCGGCCACGGGCAGGGTGACGCGGAAGGTGCTGCCCTGACCGGGGGCGCTCTCCACCGTCAGCGTGCCACCCAGGGACGTGACGATGCCGTGGCACACGGCGAGGCCCAGGCCCGTGCCCACGCCCAGGGGCTTGGTGGTGAAGAACGGGTCGAAGATGCGCTCGCGGTGCTCGGGGGAGATGCCGCAGCCGGTGTCACGCACCTCCACCGCGACGACGCGGCCGGGCATGGCCTCGCTGGCGACGACGCGCACCTCGTTGACCTCCACCTGGCCGGGGACGATGGCCTGCGCCGCGTTGAGCAGCAGGTTGAGGAACACCTGGCCCAGCCGCGCGCCGTTGCCTTGCACGGGCGGCACGCCGTCGCACTCCACGACGAGCCGCGCGCGGTGCCTCAGCTCGTGCATGGCCATCTTCGCCGCCGTGCGCACCACCGAGCCCACGTCCGACGGGCCGCTGCCCACGTCCTCGGAGCGGGAGAGCGTCTGGAGGTCCCGGACGATGAGGCGGATGCGCTCGGCGCCGTCGCGGGTCTCCGCCAGCGCCTCCAGCACCTCCTGGCGCTCCTGCTCGGCCAGCTCCTCCTTCTGCTGGAGCTCCTGGTGGATGTACTCCAGGTTGCTGAGGATGAAGGCCAGGGGGTTGTTGATTTCGTGGCCGACGCCGGCGGCGATGCGGCCCAGGGCGATGAGCCGGTCCGCGAAGAGCAGCTGCGCCTGGGTGGCGTGCAGCTGCTCCAGGCTGCGGGACAGCTTCGCGTTGGCGGCCTCGAGCTCCGCGGTGCGCTCGCGGACCGTCTCCTCCAGCCGCCGTCCGGCCTCCGCGGCCTCGCGAGAGAAATCGGAGCTGGCGCTGGACGTGCCCTGGGTGAAGCCCTGGCGGGCGCTCCACGCACGCCGCAGCGTGCCGCGCCTCTGGGCCACCGCCGACATCAACAGCACCCTGGCTCGTAGCGTCATCACGTCGCAGTCCCGGCGTCAGGTGTCCATCCCGGGAGCATCGCGGGGGGCCGGGCGGATGTGTTGGCAGTCAACACCGGCGCGCCGTGTCGAGCAAGGAGCCGATGTCGGCCCGCGCCTGGAGTCGGGCCCGTCCAGATGGGTAGTCGACGGGAGCCCACCCCGGCTGGCGCTGGCACCGTCGGAGACTGGAAGTTTCCACTCCCCCGGAGCCGGACCGCCAGCGCACCCCGGTGCACGAAGCACGGGTGTGTCGACGGCTGGAATGTTTCAGGGGGCGGGAGCCGTCACGCCGGGCCGACGGGAGGGCAGCGAGTCCGGTGCGCGCCGCCCGGTGGGCCCGGGCCCTGGACGCGCGTCCGGCTCCGCCCCTTGCGCATGGCTGCTCAGCGACGTCGCGAGGACCGCGGGATGCCAGCGCCTGGCCCACCACGCGCCGCCCATCAAGCACGCCCCCACGCCCAGCGCGAGCAGGGCGCGCGGAAGCTCCCGGCGGTGCGTGCGCCGCGACACCGGCCGGGCATGCACGATGAGCCGAGGCGTCTCCGCCAGCTCCACCGCGCCCGGGTACGCGGGCAGGCCCCCCGTCTGCGTCGTGCGGCGGCCTCGCGACGCGGTCCCCGGGCCCTGGAGGTCGGCGGGCAGCTCCGCGGTGTTCGGGAACAGCGGCACGTCCCAGGCCGCCTCGACGCCGGTCAGCGCCAGCTCCAGCGCCACCCGGCACGTGCTCGCGGTGCCTCGCCGCCAGGGCTCCTTCGACAGCAGCCGCAGGCACAGCTCGCTGAGCACCCAGGGCACGCGCCGGTTGAGGGCGCCGGGAGTCACGGGCGGATGGTGGATGACGGCCAGCTCCCCCTCGGGCGTCTCCACGTTCTCGAAGGGGTGGCGCGCGGTCAGCATCCAGTAGAGGACGACGCCCAGCGCATACAGGTCATCCGCGGCCGTGGGTGGATAGACGCCCTCGCGCCCCTCGCGCCGGAACATCAGCGCCTCCGGGCTGCGGTAGCGCGGCGTGCCGGGCGGGAGCACTCCGCGCGGCGGACGCGGGGCTTCCGCGGACTCGCCCACGCCGAAGTCCATCAGCACCGGCGTGCCGTCCTCCTCGCGCACCAGGACGTTGGCTTCCTTGATGTCGCGGTGGAGCACGTCCGACGCGTGGGCTGCTTCCAGTCCTCGCGCCATCCCCAGCGCCAGCTCCGCCACGCGGCGCGCGCCGGGGTTCTCCTCCTCCACCCACTGCGCCAGCGGACGCCCGCGCACGTACTCCATGGCCAGGTAGAGCCACTCGGGCGCCTCGGGGGGGAACAGCCCTCCCGCGCGAAAGCCCACCACGTTGTGATGAGCCAGCCGCGTCAGCGTGTCCACCTCTCGCACGGCGCGGTCGCCCAGGTGCTCCAGGGACTGGAGCTTGAGCGCCACGGCCTGCCCGTCACGAGAGGCGCGATACACCACACCGCAGCCTCCCGCGCCCAGCAAGCCCTCCACCGTGTAGCCGGCGATGTCCGTGCCCTCGGGGGCATCCAGGACGAGAAGACCGTTCATGCCACCTCTCCATGTCCGGCCCGACCTCGGGAATGGGGAGACCATAACACGACCTCAGAGGCTGTCTTCTCCTATGAGAGCGCGGTCCTGGGAGGACATCTTGGTGCGGGCATGGCGCGGTGTGGAGGCCGCTGCCCTCAAGGGCAGGTGCCACAGTCCGACTGACAACTCGAGGCGCTGGTGCCGGTTCCACAATGTTCGGTGAACTGACAGATGCCATCCCCGCACTGGTAGATATCCTGCGGGCGAAGGCGCGCCGTCAGGGGGCGGAAGTCGCGGCCCGCGTGCGTGCAGGTGGCGTAGTACGGCAGCGCCGCGCCGCCGCTGCCGACCGCGCGCTGGCAGAGCGACGCGCACATCCCCAGGTGCGTGAGCGGCGGGCAGGACTGCGTGGGGCCCGAGGCCAGTCCACACGTCCGTGACGTGCTCCGGTCCGCCGGGAGGTAGGGCTGGTCATTGGCCGCGAACACGCCCGTGCCGTCGAAGAGGTTGCCGAAGAAGCAGGACTCCGGCTCGCTGAACGTCGCCAATTCCTCCTGCGTATAGGGGATGGGCGGGGTGCCGCTCGCCGCGCTGTTGCCCAGCACGGAGATGGCCACGTGGATTCCATACTTGTTCGCGTGCGCCGCCAGACACGCGGAGATGACCTCCTGCTCCACCACCGTCGCCGAGGCACCGGCGGCCCAGCCCGGCGCCAGGCCCAGCGCGCCATTCCAGGTGTGCAGCGTCCCCGTGAGAGGGTTGGTGAACTGTCTCACCTCCCCGGACGGCACCGCGCACTTCACCACGTACTCCATCACCGAGTCCGCCGTGGCCGGGTCCTGGTTGAACCAGGTCGCGAAGCCGTTTTTCGACAATCCATTCGTCGACAGGCCGTTGGTTGACAAGCCATTGGTTGACAAGCCATTGGTCGACAAGCCGTTGGTGGAGAGTCCATTGCTGGAGAGCTCTCCGCGCCGGGCCCGCGCGACTTCCTCCTCCACTGTCTCGACTCCTACGCCACAGGCCCCCGTCCCGATTCCCAGCACCAGCAGCCCGAGGAGCCCCGCCGCATACCCCATGATGCGGCTCGGATTGGTGGTGACGTGACGACGCGACTGCGAGGCGGATGTGTGGTTCATGCATTCCCCCATGTGTGACGGTCAGCCGTGGCTGACCACCTTGCCGCCCAGCCATTCCAAGTTTCTCAAGCACTGCTGTTGGAATTTGCGGGTACGGCAAGATTTGGGGGCGAGTCGCGTATGTGAATTCCGATGGGTAAAAGTTTTCCCAATCGGGTCGGTTCAAAGACAGTTCATGCGTGCAGTCCATGACCCAGGGGATGGGCCGTGGATTGAAATCAACGGAGGGATGTCATCCCCGGGAGGTGTGGATGGGCTCCGGGAACTCCATGGCGATGGCGGCCGCGGGCGTGAGGGCGAAGCCCTCCGGTCCACGCAGTCTCCAGGCACCCACGTCGGTGACGGGGCCACCGACGACCTCGGACTCGGTGGAGTCACCGCGTGTCTCCGCCTGTCCCAGGTGCAGGCAGAGGTGGACGCGGGCGCGCGCGGGCTCGGCGAGCTTCTGCGCGGTCTGTTGCAGCAGGCGCAGGGCGCGCTCGGCCTCGCGCAGATAGGCGGTGCGCTCCGGGGTGGGGGCACCGTTCTCCAGCGGACGCACGGCGAGCAGCGTGGTGCCGGACTGGAGCGCGAGCAGGAAGCCTCCCGCGCGCAGGCCCTGCTCCAGGCTGTCCAGCACGTCCGCGAGTGCCGCGTACAGGGCGTCGTCGTCCTGCGTGGCGGTGGGCAGCACCACCTCCGCGTGGACGCCGAGCGCCAGCCGGGAGCGGTGCGTGGGCTGCACGGGCTCCTCGGCCGCGTCCGCGAGCGCGGCCAGGAAGGCGCTCACCCCGCCGTAGCGGCGGCTGGCGTCTTTTTCCAGACAGCGCAGCACCACCGCGTCCACGGCGGGGGAGACGGGGGCGATGGCGCTGGGGCGGGGCGGCGGGGCCTCCAGGTGCAGCCGCTCCAACTCCATCCGGTCCTCGCAGAGGAAGGGATAGCGGCCGGTGAGGAGCTGATGCAGGAGCACGCCCAGCGCGTAGATGTCGGTGTGGGCGCCAATGGCGCCGCCTCGGAACTGCTCGGGGGCCATGGCATGGGCGGTGCCCAGCCGCTGGCCGGCGATGGTGAGCCCTTCTTGAGACGGCTCGGCGTGCAGCAGCTTGGCGATGCCGAAGTCGAGCAGCTTCACCCGAGGCTTCTCGCCCTCCTCCACGACGAGGATGTTGCTGGCCTTCAGGTCGCGGTGGACCACGCCCGCGCGGTGGGCGGCCTCCAGCGCGCCGCACACGGGCTCCAGGTACGCGCGGGCGCGGGACGCGGACAGCCGGCCGCGCTCCTGCACCACCTGACCGAGCGTCCGTCCGGTGAGCAGCTCCATGACGTAGTAGGGGCTGCCGTCCGGCATCAGCCCGAAGTCATAGACGTCCACGATGTTGGGGTGGCGAATCTGGTTCACCACGCGGGCCTCGCGCACGAAGCGCTTGAGCATCTCGCCCTGATCCGCCAGGTGGGGGTGCAGCACCTTCACCGCGGCCCTTCGGCCCAGGATGCGGTGCTCGGCCTCGTAGACGCTGCCGTGGCCTCCGGAAGCCAGGAGGGCCTTGAGGACGTACTCACCCGCGAGGGTGCCGGGTCCTCGCTCTCCCCGGTTCGCCTCGCCGCGTCCCCGCTCGGAGCCATGCAGCTCCGCACGCGCCTGGATGCGGAAGGTGCTCTCGGAGTCGGCCGCCATGCGGGGTTGAGCCTAGCACCCGCGCGAAAGACGTGCTGCATGCCCCGGGCCCGAAGTGTCCGCCGCGTCGCGCCAATGTGGAGCGGGCGTTCACCATTCGTCACCTCCGGCGGGGGACGGCGGGGCAGATGTTGCCTGGCGTATGCTGGGGCGGCCCATCACCCCAGGTGGTTGGACGCCGTGGCCCGGGGCTGTTGGATTCTCGGGATGTGACACCACGCGTGCATGCCGGGGGAGGTCGGGCGGACGGACGCGGCGCGGAGGTGCCGGGGGGCTGTGTGATGACGACCTTGGATGACCTCACGACCTGCGCCGGACTGGCGCTGGCTCCACCTTCCTCGACGGGCGCCTGTCTCATCCTCATCAGCACGACGACGCCGGCCGCCATCGGTCGGGCGTTCCGGCTGGAGCCTGGGGAGCACATCATCGGCCGGGGCTCGGATGCCACCGTGCGCATCGACGACCATGGGGTGTCGCGCAAGCATGCCCGCATCGTCCGCGCGCCCGACGGGGGCTGCCATGTCACGGACCTGGAATCCACCAATGGCACGCTGCTCAACGGCACGCCCATCGCCACGGCGGAGCTTCAGGAGGGGGACCGTCTCCAGATTGGCACCGTCACCGTGTTCCGCTTCTCCAAGCGCGAGGTGCTGGAGCAGCGCGAGGAGCAGCTGCGCCAGGCGCTGTCCGCGGCGCGCGTGGGCATCTGGGATTGGAATGCGCAGAGCGGCCGGGTGACGTGGAGCGAACAGGTGGACCGGCTCCTGGGGTTGCCCGTGGGCAAGCTGTCCGGCCGCGCCATGGAGTTGGAGGAGGTGGTGCACCCGGGGGACCTGCCCCGCGTGCGCGAGGCGCTCTCCATCGCGCTGGAGAAGAAGACGCAGGTGGATGTGGAGTATCGGATTGAGCCGCCGGGCAGCGGGTGGCGGTGGATATCCTGCAAGGGCGACGTGCTGTGTGACGCGGCGGGGGTGCCGGCGCGGGTGACGGGCACGGTGATGGACATCACCGCCCGCAAGCAGGCGGAGCAGGAGCTGAACCGCCAGGCGCTCATCTTCGAGAGCATCTACGACGGCGTGGTGATTACGGACCTGGGCGGCGGCATCATCGACTGGAACGCCAGCGCGGAGCGGATGTTCGGCCGCAACAAGTCGGAGGCCATGGGACAGACGTTGTTCCGCGTGCTCCACCCGGACGAGCCGGACCGGATGACGGGCATGGTGCTGGCGGGCCTGGAGAAGCAGGGGCGCTGGAGCGGGGAGCTGGAGTTCAAGCGCCACGACGGCACCACGTGCTGGTGCGAGTCGGTGGTGGTGCCGCTGCGCGACAGCGAGGGGCGCGCCATCGCCAACATCATGGTCCACCGCGACACCTCGGAGCGCAAGCAGCTCCAGGCGCACCTCGTCGTGGCGGACCGGCTGGCGTCGGTGGGCACGCTGGGCGCGGGCGTGGCGCATGAAATCAACAACCCCCTGGCCTACATGCTCGTCAACCTGCACCTCGTGCGGGAGGGCCTGGAGCGGATGGAGAGCCACGTCCCCGCGGCGGCCATCGCCTCGCTGCAGCAGCTGGTGCGCGAGACGACGGAGGGCGCCGAGCGCATCGCCACCATCGTCCGCGACCTGAAGGTCTTCGCGCGCGGCGAGCAGGAGGTGCGGCTGATGCCGGTGGACGTGCGCCGCGCGGTGGAGCTGGCGTGCAAGATGGCGGACAACGTCATCCGTCACCGCGCCCGGCTGGTGACGGAGTTCGAGCCGGTGGCGCCGGTGGAGGCCAGCGAGTCGCGGCTGTGCCAGGTGTTCCTCAACCTGCTGCTCAACGCGGCGCAGGCGATTCCGGAGGATGGCTCGCCGGAGTACGAGCATGAGATTCGCGTCATCATCCGCGCGGGGGACCGGGGCCGGGTGCTGGTGGAGGTGCGGGACACGGGCATGGGGATGACGCCCGAGGTGATGGACCGCATCTTCGACCCGTTCTTCACCACCAAGCCGGTGGGCGTGGGCACGGGGCTGGGGCTGTCCATCTGTCACGGCATCATCGAGTCCATGGGGGGCTCCATCCACGCGGAGAGCGAGCCGGGCCGGGGCAGCACCTTCCGCGTGGTGCTGCGCGCGGCGACGCGGGAGCTGGAGGTGCTGCCGCGCTTGCAGTCGGTGGTGCAGGTGAACGCGCGGGCGCGCATCCTCGTCGTGGATGACGAGCCCAACGTGACGTTGGCGCTCCAGCGCTCGCTGGCGGCGGACCACGAGGTCGCCACGGCGAACAGCGCCCAGGCGGCGCTGCGGCTGCTCAATGAAGGCAGCCGCTTCGACCTCATCTTGTGCGACGTGATGATGCCGGGGATGACGGGCATGGACCTGTACCACGAGCTGGGGCGCTGCGCCCCGGAGCAGGCGGGCCGCATGGTGTTCATGACGGGAGGCGCCTTCACGCCCCGCACGGTGTCCTTCCTGCGGGAGGTGCCGAACTTGAAAATCTCGAAGCCGCTGGACCTCACGCAGCTCCGGGAGCTGGTGGGACGCTCGGCGGAGGCGGGTCGATGAGCGAGCCC
Encoded here:
- a CDS encoding serine/threonine-protein kinase; translation: MNGLLVLDAPEGTDIAGYTVEGLLGAGGCGVVYRASRDGQAVALKLQSLEHLGDRAVREVDTLTRLAHHNVVGFRAGGLFPPEAPEWLYLAMEYVRGRPLAQWVEEENPGARRVAELALGMARGLEAAHASDVLHRDIKEANVLVREEDGTPVLMDFGVGESAEAPRPPRGVLPPGTPRYRSPEALMFRREGREGVYPPTAADDLYALGVVLYWMLTARHPFENVETPEGELAVIHHPPVTPGALNRRVPWVLSELCLRLLSKEPWRRGTASTCRVALELALTGVEAAWDVPLFPNTAELPADLQGPGTASRGRRTTQTGGLPAYPGAVELAETPRLIVHARPVSRRTHRRELPRALLALGVGACLMGGAWWARRWHPAVLATSLSSHAQGAEPDARPGPGPTGRRAPDSLPSRRPGVTAPAP
- a CDS encoding serine/threonine-protein kinase; its protein translation is MAADSESTFRIQARAELHGSERGRGEANRGERGPGTLAGEYVLKALLASGGHGSVYEAEHRILGRRAAVKVLHPHLADQGEMLKRFVREARVVNQIRHPNIVDVYDFGLMPDGSPYYVMELLTGRTLGQVVQERGRLSASRARAYLEPVCGALEAAHRAGVVHRDLKASNILVVEEGEKPRVKLLDFGIAKLLHAEPSQEGLTIAGQRLGTAHAMAPEQFRGGAIGAHTDIYALGVLLHQLLTGRYPFLCEDRMELERLHLEAPPPRPSAIAPVSPAVDAVVLRCLEKDASRRYGGVSAFLAALADAAEEPVQPTHRSRLALGVHAEVVLPTATQDDDALYAALADVLDSLEQGLRAGGFLLALQSGTTLLAVRPLENGAPTPERTAYLREAERALRLLQQTAQKLAEPARARVHLCLHLGQAETRGDSTESEVVGGPVTDVGAWRLRGPEGFALTPAAAIAMEFPEPIHTSRG
- a CDS encoding PAS domain S-box protein, translating into MTTLDDLTTCAGLALAPPSSTGACLILISTTTPAAIGRAFRLEPGEHIIGRGSDATVRIDDHGVSRKHARIVRAPDGGCHVTDLESTNGTLLNGTPIATAELQEGDRLQIGTVTVFRFSKREVLEQREEQLRQALSAARVGIWDWNAQSGRVTWSEQVDRLLGLPVGKLSGRAMELEEVVHPGDLPRVREALSIALEKKTQVDVEYRIEPPGSGWRWISCKGDVLCDAAGVPARVTGTVMDITARKQAEQELNRQALIFESIYDGVVITDLGGGIIDWNASAERMFGRNKSEAMGQTLFRVLHPDEPDRMTGMVLAGLEKQGRWSGELEFKRHDGTTCWCESVVVPLRDSEGRAIANIMVHRDTSERKQLQAHLVVADRLASVGTLGAGVAHEINNPLAYMLVNLHLVREGLERMESHVPAAAIASLQQLVRETTEGAERIATIVRDLKVFARGEQEVRLMPVDVRRAVELACKMADNVIRHRARLVTEFEPVAPVEASESRLCQVFLNLLLNAAQAIPEDGSPEYEHEIRVIIRAGDRGRVLVEVRDTGMGMTPEVMDRIFDPFFTTKPVGVGTGLGLSICHGIIESMGGSIHAESEPGRGSTFRVVLRAATRELEVLPRLQSVVQVNARARILVVDDEPNVTLALQRSLAADHEVATANSAQAALRLLNEGSRFDLILCDVMMPGMTGMDLYHELGRCAPEQAGRMVFMTGGAFTPRTVSFLREVPNLKISKPLDLTQLRELVGRSAEAGR